The Halosimplex litoreum genome has a window encoding:
- a CDS encoding outer membrane protein assembly factor BamB family protein, with product MVRGVDDDGDGRDRSRRGVLRWGLALGTGALSGCSLFDEPDGDGRVVTSATLDDGATTDTAVGPATRPGTVTDGADVRPETATPRGRRTDRPTVTPAPTDGWRVLQADDARTGWRPDGTGPQSAAALDPDAEAGSGVEPGGGTAADGGTGVGGGTSDRPVEPVWSTDLGAAVRGSVAVADGTAYVGSESGVLAALSVSDPGASGSGPTRALNEAAGWTHDAGAAVRATPTVADGVVYCGDEDGRLTALDASDGRERWSFAVASDRAGPSAVRSGPVVADGTAYVGATDGRVYAVDVADGAERWRVDAGGFLGVATPVALAEGRVFAGSYAGRLYAFDAETGRERWYYAGRAATRALSGPSVADGVVYAGASPEGVLAVDALDGTERWRRETGGPVFSSPAVAGEALYVGTDAGAVLALDTADGTERWRREVDGAVRSSPAVVDGRVYVGTDGGSVLALDAADGTERWQVALDGRVTSSPAVVGGRVYVGDGSGGAHALGATER from the coding sequence ATGGTTCGGGGCGTCGACGACGACGGGGACGGTCGGGACCGGTCGCGACGGGGGGTGCTTCGGTGGGGGCTCGCGCTCGGCACCGGCGCACTGAGCGGCTGCTCGCTGTTCGACGAGCCGGACGGCGACGGGCGGGTCGTCACGTCCGCCACGCTCGACGACGGCGCGACGACGGACACCGCCGTCGGACCGGCCACACGGCCGGGAACCGTGACGGACGGAGCCGACGTGCGACCCGAGACGGCGACGCCGCGGGGTCGCCGAACGGACCGACCGACGGTGACGCCCGCCCCGACGGACGGCTGGCGGGTCCTGCAGGCCGACGACGCCCGAACGGGGTGGCGTCCGGACGGGACGGGCCCCCAGAGCGCGGCGGCGCTCGATCCCGACGCCGAGGCCGGTAGCGGGGTGGAACCCGGCGGTGGGACTGCGGCCGACGGTGGGACCGGAGTCGGTGGGGGGACGAGTGACCGACCGGTCGAGCCGGTGTGGTCGACCGATCTCGGTGCTGCGGTCCGTGGGTCGGTCGCGGTGGCCGACGGGACCGCCTACGTCGGGAGCGAGTCGGGAGTCCTCGCCGCGCTGTCGGTGTCGGATCCGGGCGCGTCGGGAAGCGGGCCGACGCGTGCGCTGAACGAGGCCGCCGGCTGGACCCACGACGCGGGCGCCGCGGTGCGCGCGACACCGACCGTCGCCGACGGCGTCGTCTACTGCGGTGACGAAGACGGACGGCTGACGGCGCTGGACGCGAGCGACGGGCGCGAGCGGTGGTCGTTCGCAGTCGCGAGCGACCGCGCCGGGCCGTCGGCAGTGCGGAGCGGACCGGTCGTCGCGGACGGGACCGCCTACGTCGGCGCGACGGACGGGCGGGTCTACGCCGTCGACGTCGCCGACGGCGCGGAGCGATGGCGCGTCGACGCGGGCGGGTTCCTCGGCGTCGCGACCCCGGTAGCGCTGGCCGAGGGGCGCGTGTTCGCCGGGAGTTACGCGGGGCGGCTCTACGCCTTCGACGCCGAGACGGGCCGCGAACGATGGTACTACGCCGGGCGAGCGGCGACACGCGCGTTGTCCGGACCGAGCGTCGCCGACGGCGTCGTCTACGCGGGGGCCAGTCCCGAGGGCGTCCTCGCCGTCGACGCGCTCGACGGGACCGAACGCTGGCGTCGCGAGACCGGAGGGCCGGTGTTCTCCTCGCCCGCGGTCGCCGGGGAGGCTCTCTACGTGGGGACCGACGCGGGCGCCGTGCTGGCGCTCGACACCGCGGACGGGACCGAACGCTGGCGACGCGAGGTCGACGGGGCCGTCAGGTCCTCGCCAGCGGTCGTCGACGGCCGTGTCTACGTGGGGACCGACGGCGGATCCGTGCTGGCGCTCGACGCCGCCGACGGAACA
- a CDS encoding DUF371 domain-containing protein, which translates to MSDDAAEPEESTIASGDDGALVEVVHAQGHENVTAEHVSTLEFTSDDFLTPAGDCILAVEADRVPADFDDAFLDACRAHGATITATIEAAGHAHEVIGRGHPDFSFENERSHVIRTSDYVDDRTVMVGATGAAADVDRDLVAVLADGADATLTLEVDPA; encoded by the coding sequence ATGAGCGACGACGCCGCGGAACCGGAGGAATCGACGATAGCGAGCGGCGACGACGGCGCACTCGTCGAGGTCGTCCACGCGCAGGGCCACGAGAACGTCACCGCCGAGCACGTCAGCACGCTGGAGTTCACCAGCGACGACTTCCTCACGCCCGCCGGCGACTGCATCCTCGCCGTCGAGGCCGACCGCGTCCCCGCGGACTTCGACGACGCGTTCCTCGACGCCTGTCGGGCCCACGGCGCGACGATCACCGCGACGATCGAAGCCGCGGGACACGCCCACGAGGTGATCGGTCGCGGCCATCCCGACTTCTCCTTCGAGAACGAGCGCAGCCACGTGATCCGGACGAGCGACTACGTCGACGACCGGACCGTGATGGTCGGGGCCACCGGCGCCGCGGCCGACGTGGACCGCGACCTGGTCGCCGTCCTCGCGGACGGGGCCGACGCGACGCTCACCCTCGAAGTCGATCCGGCCTGA
- a CDS encoding glycoside hydrolase family 2 protein, translating to MPSKWSGAAVDPGGGKPTPGDWQPVEVPGRPAAFAGEDRVAYRTVFDDPRDPDDDLGLLELRGCYAAAEVWLNDELVAEPDAVFDPVRVPFEPEAENELVVECRAPEDRFGGIHDTDRVPAERSVPGIWWGVDVTGQPDPFVVDVDLRPRVTDDGASIDAAVEVYAGESLDDRLTLTTKPAGDRRGRGMMDRASVTAGAGERAAVEKSIDVRDPSLWWPRGMGRQHRYEVRAKLGDGARTSATGIATVQKTDAGGLRVNGEDVPVRGVALTDAAVADAERAVEVNANLVRAHAHPLSEAMYDACDEAGLLVWQDLPLTGPGVFDIARGQDLAQRLVDTYAHHPSLAALSVHDEPTDTFAERVGSGLVDRLRFRYRVWRSDYDRGAAEAVAEAVPDGVAVYPVVGEPGTDPDAAALYPGWDYGGVDDLDWVRERYDLDGAVGEFGAGSLPEGVDPDADDFDPAGFDRAKHDAVVGSDDPAASQAYQAELARGIAERLRTDGVSGSDATGGSSGSEGRERTDGAPVVVANALRDAGDAGMGVYARDGTPKDAVESLAAAFEPVQAFLVGASAGECDVIVANDAPESIAGTVTWEAGAESSEVDVTVDAGARAVVDTIDVPRSASSVELSVRVGETSVENTYRL from the coding sequence ATGCCGAGCAAGTGGAGCGGTGCGGCGGTCGACCCCGGCGGTGGCAAGCCGACGCCCGGCGACTGGCAGCCGGTCGAGGTCCCGGGTCGGCCGGCCGCGTTCGCCGGCGAGGACCGGGTCGCCTACCGGACCGTCTTCGACGACCCGCGCGACCCCGACGACGACCTGGGGCTGCTGGAACTGCGCGGGTGCTACGCCGCCGCCGAGGTGTGGCTCAACGACGAACTGGTCGCCGAGCCCGACGCCGTCTTCGACCCCGTCCGGGTGCCCTTCGAACCCGAGGCGGAGAACGAACTCGTCGTCGAGTGCCGAGCGCCCGAGGACCGGTTCGGCGGTATTCACGACACCGACCGGGTCCCCGCCGAGCGCTCGGTGCCGGGGATCTGGTGGGGGGTCGACGTGACCGGCCAGCCCGACCCGTTCGTCGTCGACGTGGACTTGCGACCCCGCGTCACGGACGACGGGGCGAGCATCGACGCCGCCGTCGAGGTGTACGCCGGCGAGTCGCTGGACGACCGGCTGACGCTCACGACCAAACCCGCCGGCGACCGGCGCGGTCGCGGGATGATGGACCGGGCGAGCGTGACCGCGGGGGCCGGCGAACGAGCGGCCGTCGAGAAGTCCATCGACGTGCGCGATCCGTCGCTGTGGTGGCCCCGCGGGATGGGGCGCCAGCACCGCTACGAGGTGCGCGCGAAGCTGGGCGACGGCGCTCGGACGAGCGCGACCGGCATCGCGACCGTCCAGAAGACCGACGCGGGGGGGCTGCGCGTCAACGGCGAGGACGTGCCCGTCCGCGGAGTCGCGCTGACGGACGCGGCGGTGGCCGACGCCGAGCGAGCGGTCGAGGTGAACGCCAATCTCGTACGTGCACACGCCCACCCGCTGTCCGAAGCGATGTACGACGCCTGCGACGAGGCCGGACTGCTCGTCTGGCAAGACCTCCCGCTGACCGGCCCCGGCGTGTTCGACATCGCGCGCGGGCAGGACCTCGCCCAGCGGCTCGTCGACACGTACGCGCATCACCCGAGCCTCGCGGCGCTGAGCGTCCACGACGAGCCGACCGATACCTTCGCCGAACGCGTCGGATCCGGGCTGGTCGACCGCCTGCGCTTTCGCTATCGAGTCTGGCGGAGCGACTACGACCGCGGCGCCGCCGAGGCGGTCGCCGAGGCCGTCCCCGACGGCGTCGCGGTGTACCCCGTCGTCGGCGAGCCCGGCACCGACCCCGACGCGGCGGCGCTGTATCCGGGGTGGGACTACGGCGGCGTCGACGACCTCGACTGGGTCCGGGAGCGCTACGACCTCGACGGCGCCGTCGGCGAGTTCGGCGCGGGGTCGCTCCCCGAAGGTGTGGACCCGGACGCCGACGATTTCGATCCGGCGGGGTTCGACCGAGCGAAACACGACGCCGTCGTCGGCAGCGACGACCCCGCGGCCTCACAGGCCTACCAGGCCGAACTGGCACGTGGGATCGCCGAGCGGCTGCGGACCGACGGCGTCTCCGGGAGCGATGCGACCGGAGGCTCGTCGGGGAGCGAGGGTCGCGAGCGGACCGACGGTGCGCCGGTCGTCGTCGCCAACGCCCTCCGGGACGCCGGCGACGCAGGGATGGGCGTCTACGCCCGCGACGGCACGCCCAAAGACGCGGTCGAGAGCCTCGCCGCAGCGTTCGAGCCGGTCCAGGCGTTCCTCGTGGGCGCCTCGGCCGGCGAGTGCGACGTGATCGTCGCCAACGACGCCCCCGAGTCGATCGCGGGGACCGTCACCTGGGAAGCGGGCGCCGAGTCGAGCGAAGTCGACGTGACCGTCGACGCGGGCGCCAGAGCGGTCGTCGACACCATCGACGTGCCGAGATCCGCCTCTTCGGTCGAACTCTCCGTTCGGGTCGGCGAGACGAGCGTAGAGAACACCTATCGTTTATAA
- a CDS encoding coiled-coil protein: MADSIDESKNVSVTDDDLENKSKGELIKLAGQLRDRRNDLNQMASERASDRDDLNAKTREKVDEAQEHREQRDELNQQVQEHKEKRNELNAEANELFDEVEDKRDDLELDEGKDIEQLEDEIEDLEFKQQTEVLSAEDERELIEKIEDKREKLAEKKEKLNQGGDLEGVKEEAEEIRSEASKHHQKVTELADEAQEHHNQMIEAYREADDIRDEADEMHEKFVEAQEAADQHHEDFVRVQKRLRELDKKEEEEEREARQEKEEAAREEAEEIYQKFKEGETLDTEDLMKLQKTGLL, encoded by the coding sequence ATGGCAGACTCGATAGACGAATCCAAGAACGTATCGGTGACAGACGACGACCTCGAGAACAAATCCAAGGGCGAGCTCATCAAGCTCGCCGGGCAGCTGCGAGATCGACGCAACGATCTCAACCAGATGGCCTCCGAGCGCGCCTCGGACCGCGACGACCTGAACGCGAAGACGCGAGAGAAGGTCGACGAGGCCCAGGAACACCGCGAGCAGCGCGACGAGCTCAACCAGCAGGTCCAGGAGCACAAGGAGAAGCGCAACGAGCTCAACGCCGAGGCCAACGAGCTGTTCGACGAGGTCGAGGACAAGCGCGACGACCTCGAGCTCGACGAGGGCAAAGACATCGAGCAACTCGAGGACGAGATCGAGGATCTGGAGTTCAAACAGCAGACCGAGGTCCTCTCGGCCGAGGACGAGCGCGAACTCATCGAGAAGATCGAGGACAAGCGCGAGAAGCTCGCCGAGAAAAAAGAGAAGCTCAACCAGGGCGGCGACCTCGAAGGGGTCAAGGAGGAAGCCGAGGAGATCCGCTCGGAAGCCTCCAAGCACCACCAGAAAGTAACTGAGCTGGCCGACGAGGCTCAGGAGCACCACAATCAGATGATCGAGGCCTACCGCGAGGCCGACGACATCCGCGACGAGGCCGACGAGATGCACGAGAAGTTCGTGGAGGCCCAGGAAGCGGCCGACCAGCACCACGAGGACTTCGTGCGCGTCCAGAAGCGCCTCCGCGAGCTCGACAAGAAAGAAGAGGAAGAGGAGCGCGAGGCCCGCCAGGAGAAAGAGGAGGCCGCTCGCGAGGAGGCCGAGGAGATCTACCAGAAGTTCAAGGAAGGCGAGACCCTCGACACCGAGGACCTGATGAAGCTCCAGAAGACGGGACTGCTGTAA